The following coding sequences lie in one Gadus morhua chromosome 20, gadMor3.0, whole genome shotgun sequence genomic window:
- the LOC115533372 gene encoding histamine N-methyltransferase isoform X2, which translates to MNHCVGDGKAELNVFGVGSGSGDIDLEMFSQLRQKHPSVTVDNQVIEPSSQQIHNYKVLLSKTPDLDYIKFTWNKNTAAEFEQHWKENKMSKKADFIHMIQMLYYVKDPDATVRFFQSLLDKNGKLLIILVSGRSGWGKLWRKYRRQLCNTEISQCVTTRDIKSGLESQGVAYRSYALPSHLDISECFVEGSEKGELLLDFLTEVLDFSRTAPAELKAGVLEMLRQPDCSVETDGKVIFNNSLEALVLDPLP; encoded by the exons ATGAACCACTG TGTCGGCGACGGAAAGGCTGAGCTGAATGTCTTCGGAGTGGGAAGCGGTTCAG GTGATATAGACCTGGAGATGTTTTCTCAGCTCCGTCAGAAGCATCCAAGCGTAACGGTGGACAACCAAGTGATTGAGCCCAGCAGCCAACAGATACATAACTACAAAG TTTTATTGTCTAAGACACCAGATTTAGATTATATTAAATTCACCTGGAACAAGAACACTGCCGCTGAGTTTGAACAACACTGGAAAGAAAACAAGATGAGCAAGAAAGCAGACTTCATTCACATGATACAG ATGCTCTACTACGTCAAAGACCCAGACGCCACCGTCCGCTTCTTCCAGAGTCTACTCGACAAGAATGGAAAACTTCTCATTATTCTCGTTTCTG GTAGGAGTGGGTGGGGCAAGCTGTGGCGGAAGTACCGGAGGCAGCTGTGTAACACCGAGATCAGCCAGTGTGTGACCACGAGGGACATCAAGAGCGGCCTGGAGTCCCAGGGCGTGGCCTACCGCAGTTACGCGCTTCCTTCCCATCTGGACATCAGCGAGTGCTTCGTGGAGggcagtgagaagggggagctACTGCTGGACTTTCTGACGGAGGTCCTGGACTTCAGCCGGACGGCGCCGGCCGAGCTTAAGGCGGGGGTCCTGGAGATGTTGCGGCAACCGGACTGCAGTGTGGAGACCGATGGGAAGGTCATCTTTAACAACAGCCTGGAGGCTCTGGTGCTGGACCCTCTGCCTTAA
- the LOC115533372 gene encoding histamine N-methyltransferase isoform X1 produces the protein MASPLRSLVEDDERYLKSFQLFLERSSEHQCMHDFIQGILPGELASVGDGKAELNVFGVGSGSGDIDLEMFSQLRQKHPSVTVDNQVIEPSSQQIHNYKVLLSKTPDLDYIKFTWNKNTAAEFEQHWKENKMSKKADFIHMIQMLYYVKDPDATVRFFQSLLDKNGKLLIILVSGRSGWGKLWRKYRRQLCNTEISQCVTTRDIKSGLESQGVAYRSYALPSHLDISECFVEGSEKGELLLDFLTEVLDFSRTAPAELKAGVLEMLRQPDCSVETDGKVIFNNSLEALVLDPLP, from the exons ATGGCATCGCCCCTGAGGTCCCTGGTGGAGGACGATGAGCGGTACCTCAAGTCCTTCCAGCTGTTCCTGGAGCGCTCCTCTGAGCACCAGTGCATGCACGACTTCATTCAGGGCATACTGCCGGGGGAACTAGCCAG TGTCGGCGACGGAAAGGCTGAGCTGAATGTCTTCGGAGTGGGAAGCGGTTCAG GTGATATAGACCTGGAGATGTTTTCTCAGCTCCGTCAGAAGCATCCAAGCGTAACGGTGGACAACCAAGTGATTGAGCCCAGCAGCCAACAGATACATAACTACAAAG TTTTATTGTCTAAGACACCAGATTTAGATTATATTAAATTCACCTGGAACAAGAACACTGCCGCTGAGTTTGAACAACACTGGAAAGAAAACAAGATGAGCAAGAAAGCAGACTTCATTCACATGATACAG ATGCTCTACTACGTCAAAGACCCAGACGCCACCGTCCGCTTCTTCCAGAGTCTACTCGACAAGAATGGAAAACTTCTCATTATTCTCGTTTCTG GTAGGAGTGGGTGGGGCAAGCTGTGGCGGAAGTACCGGAGGCAGCTGTGTAACACCGAGATCAGCCAGTGTGTGACCACGAGGGACATCAAGAGCGGCCTGGAGTCCCAGGGCGTGGCCTACCGCAGTTACGCGCTTCCTTCCCATCTGGACATCAGCGAGTGCTTCGTGGAGggcagtgagaagggggagctACTGCTGGACTTTCTGACGGAGGTCCTGGACTTCAGCCGGACGGCGCCGGCCGAGCTTAAGGCGGGGGTCCTGGAGATGTTGCGGCAACCGGACTGCAGTGTGGAGACCGATGGGAAGGTCATCTTTAACAACAGCCTGGAGGCTCTGGTGCTGGACCCTCTGCCTTAA